A genomic window from Buteo buteo chromosome 13, bButBut1.hap1.1, whole genome shotgun sequence includes:
- the ARL16 gene encoding ADP-ribosylation factor-like protein 16, whose product MAGAGRAVPTCLLLGAAGGGKSLLARRLRQLSAEEGAAELGEPPATLPTVGTNLTDLRLPRKATLRELGGCMGPIWPSYYGECSALLFVVDAANPTQVSSSCVQLLSVLSAAQLASVPVLVLFNKIDLPCYMSLAEMKSLFRMQDIVSCATQPITMLETSARDGTGLPDVLQWLRATLGDPR is encoded by the exons atggcgggcgcggggcgggcggtgcCCACgtgcctgctgctgggggcggcgggcggcgggaaGAGCCTGCTGGCCAGGCGGCTCCGC CAGCTGAGCGCCGAGGAGGGGGCCGCGGAGCTGGGCGAGCCCCCGGCCACGCTGCCCACG GTGGGCACCAACCTGACCGACCTGCGGCTGCCGCGGAAGGCGACGCTCCGGGAGCTGGGCGGCTGCATGGGCCCCATCTGGCCCAGCTACTACGGCGAGTGCAGCGCTCTCCTG tTTGTGGTCGATGCCGCCAACCCCACCCAGGTCTCCTCGTCCTGCGTCCAGCTGCTCTCCGTCCTCTCCGCAGCGCAGCTCGCCTCCGTGCCCGTGCTGGTCCTCTTCAATAAGAT TGACCTGCCCTGCTACATGTCGCTGGCGGAGATGAAGTCGCTGTTCCGCATGCAGGACATCGTCTCCTGCGCCACGCAGCCCATCACGATGCTGGAGACAAGCGCGCGCGATGGCACCGGCCTGCCTGATGTCCTGCAGTGGCTTCGGGCCACCCTCGGAGACCCCCGCTGA
- the TMC6 gene encoding transmembrane channel-like protein 6 isoform X2: MSRPPSITLRVSEDTDSDGQEPSPDNEGALHTSFRQLIQEQSSLVEAVLELEMQARGREHPARLAPQDACATVWQEPGQDEQHPGYSSASLRILANMPSRTIGRSRGAIISQYYNRTARLRRRSSRPPLQQLCHTARPSLRQYDLETDPARATLEDKRSLLVKELLSLSPSQRSHMLLNVPLSLAEKRTLRQELSGQRGSLRQHAQCQAPSSLCGWSKDYIVLGCRGLWYRLLSLLPAAKPWHYALKQIGGRFGSSVLSYFLFLKTLLMFNIISFLILLVFVVALQAAYPPASTSPQSFTGLELLTGAGYFTHSLLYYGYYSNVTLNDPCASSPNDSACPLAAPPLPYNMPLAYVFSVGVSFLITCILLVYSVYRSFRESYRVGSSAGDLAVKVFCAWDFKVIQRRSVKLQCENICTQLKELLADQQSRSRSLSLCQRLGHSAVLLLAWALSLSTVLGCVLAVHYFSEHMHVVQQDHRARGSSERQQEAILLVLPFMVSLLNMLMPHLYNLLATWEKQDSPVAQVYVAICRNLILKMVVLGLLCYQWLSRRVVCSTEECWETCVGQDLYRFVVMDFIFTLLDTLFGELVWRLILEKKLKRKQKPEFDIAQNVLELIYGQTLTWLGILFAPLLPAVQTLKLLLLFYIKKTSLMQNCQSPSKPWQASRMSTVFITLLCFPSFLGAAVFLSYTIWSVRPSETCGPFQGLENIYKSGKTWVQVLEKSNPNITWLAWVHQHLVENTFLLFFVSGVLLAVIYFNIQVVRGQQRIICLLKEQIANEGEDKTFLIQKLHSIYEQRERRT; the protein is encoded by the exons ATGTCCCGGCCGCCCTCCATCACCCTCCGCGTCTCCGAGGACACCGACAGCGATGG ccaggAGCCGAGCCCGGACAACGAAGGAGCCCTGCACACCTCCTTCCGCCAGCTCAtccaggagcagagcagcttgGTAGAGGCGGTTCTGGAGCTGGAGATGCAGGCGAGGGGCAGAG agcACCCAGCCCGCCTGGCCCCCCAAGATGCCTGTGCCACGGTGTGGCAGGAGCCTGGGCAGGATGAACAGCACCCTGGTTACTCCTCCGCCTCCCTGCGGATCCTCGCCAACATGCCCAGCCGTACCATCG GGCGCAGCCGCGGGGCCATCATCTCCCAGTACTACAACCGCACAGCCCGGCTGCGGCGCCGGAGCAGCCGCCCacccctgcagcagctctgccacacGGCGCGGCCCAGCCTGCGGCAGTACGACCTGGAGACCGACCCTGCCAGGGCCACGCTGGAAG ACAAGCGGAGCCTGCTGGTGAAAGAGCTGCTGAGCCTCTCACCCAGCCAGCGCAGCCACATGCTGCTTAATGTGCCCCTCAGCCTGGCAGAGAAACGCACCCTCCG GCAGGAGCTGAGCGGGCAGAGGGGCTCCCTGAGGCAGCACGCCCAGTGCCAGgccccctcctctctctgcggATGGTCCAAGGACTACATCGTCCTC GGCTGCCGGGGCCTCTGGTAcaggctcctctccctgctccctgccgCGAAGCCCTGGCATTACGCCCTGAAGCAGATCGGTGGCCGCTTCGGCTCCAGTGTCCTCTCCTACTTCCTCTTTCTCAAGACGCTCCTTATGTTCAACATCATCTCATTCCTCATTCTCCTGGTCTTCGTGGTGGCCCTGCAGGCTGCGTATCCCCCTGCCTCGACCAGCCCCCAGTCCTTCACTGGCCTCGAGCTCCTGACTGGAGCG GGCTACTTCACTCACTCACTGCTATACTACGGCTACTACAGCAACGTCACCCTCAACGACCCCTGCGCCTCCAGCCCCAATGACAGCGCGTGCCCCCTCGCAGCCCCCCCTCTCCCATACAACATGCCGTTGGCCTACGTGTTCAGTGTTGGGGTCTCCTTCCTCATCACCTGCATCCTGCTGGTGTACAG CGTGTACCGCTCCTTCCGGGAGAGCTACCGTGTGGGCAGCTCCGCTGGGGACCTGGCCGTCAAAGTCTTCTGTGCCTGGGACTTCAAGGTGATCCAGAGGCGCTCGGTCAAGCTGCAGTGTGAGAACATCTGCACCCAGCTGAAg GAGCTGCTCGCGGACCAGCAgtcccgctcccgctccctgAGCCTCTGCCAGCGCCTGGGGCACTCTGCTGTGCTTCTCCTGGCCTGGGCCCTCTCGCTGAGCACAGTGCTGGGCTGCGTACTGGCTGTGCACTACTTCTCAGAGCACATGCATGTG GTTCAGCAGGACCACCGAGCACGGGGCAGCAGTGAGCGGCAGCAGGAAGCCATCCTGCTGGTCCTGCCCTTCATGGTGTCTCTCCTCAACATGCTGATGCCCCACCTGTACAACTTGCTGGCGACGTGGGAGAAGCAGGACTCCCCCGTGGCACAGGTCTACGTGGCAATCTGCAG GAACCTCATTCTGAAGATGGTGGTCCTCGGCCTGCTCTGCTACCAGTGGCTCAGCCGGAGAGTTGTCTGCTCAACAGAGGAG TGCTGGGAGACGTGTGTGGGGCAGGACCTGTATCGCTTCGTGGTGATGGACTTCATATTCACCCTGCTGGACACGCTCTTCGGGGAGCTGGTCTGGAG GCTGATCTTGGAGAAGAAGctgaagaggaagcagaagcCCGAGTTTGACATCGCCCAAAATGTGCTGGAGCTGATCTATGGGCAGACCCTGACCTG GCTGGGCATTCTCTTCGCACCACTCCTGCCGGCCGTGCAGacactgaagctgctgctgctgttctatATTAAAAAG ACCAGCCTGATGCAGAACTGCCAGTCCCCCAGCAAGCCCTGGCAAGCATCTCGCATGAGCACTGTCTTCATCACCCTTCTGTGCTTCCCATCCTTCCTGGGTGCAGCCGTCTTCCTCTCCTACACCATCTGGTC GGTGCGGCCGTCGGAAACCTGTGGTCCCTTCCAGGGGCTGGAAAACATCTACAAGTCAGGGAAGACCTGGGTGCAAGTGCTGGAGAAGTCCAACCCGAACATCACCTGGCTCGCGTGGGTCCACCAGCACTTGGTGGAGAACaccttcctcctgttcttcGTGTCTGGGGTCCTGCT AGCCGTGATCTACTTCAACATCCAGGTGGTGAGAGGCCAGCAGAGGATCATCTGCCTGCTGAAGGAGCAGATTGCCAAT GAAGGGGAAGATAAAACATTTCTCATTCAGAAGCTTCACTCCATTTACGAGCAGAGAGAGAGACGCACCTGA
- the TMC6 gene encoding transmembrane channel-like protein 6 isoform X1 has product MSRPPSITLRVSEDTDSDGQEPSPDNEGALHTSFRQLIQEQSSLVEAVLELEMQARGREHPARLAPQDACATVWQEPGQDEQHPGYSSASLRILANMPSRTIGRSRGAIISQYYNRTARLRRRSSRPPLQQLCHTARPSLRQYDLETDPARATLEDKRSLLVKELLSLSPSQRSHMLLNVPLSLAEKRTLRQELSGQRGSLRQHAQCQAPSSLCGWSKDYIVLGCRGLWYRLLSLLPAAKPWHYALKQIGGRFGSSVLSYFLFLKTLLMFNIISFLILLVFVVALQAAYPPASTSPQSFTGLELLTGAGYFTHSLLYYGYYSNVTLNDPCASSPNDSACPLAAPPLPYNMPLAYVFSVGVSFLITCILLVYSVYRSFRESYRVGSSAGDLAVKVFCAWDFKVIQRRSVKLQCENICTQLKELLADQQSRSRSLSLCQRLGHSAVLLLAWALSLSTVLGCVLAVHYFSEHMHVVQQDHRARGSSERQQEAILLVLPFMVSLLNMLMPHLYNLLATWEKQDSPVAQVYVAICRNLILKMVVLGLLCYQWLSRRVVCSTEECWETCVGQDLYRFVVMDFIFTLLDTLFGELVWRLILEKKLKRKQKPEFDIAQNVLELIYGQTLTCPWSRTPLPKEGIPVCAAAFPLSTHLGAPKATTALGLGILFAPLLPAVQTLKLLLLFYIKKTSLMQNCQSPSKPWQASRMSTVFITLLCFPSFLGAAVFLSYTIWSVRPSETCGPFQGLENIYKSGKTWVQVLEKSNPNITWLAWVHQHLVENTFLLFFVSGVLLAVIYFNIQVVRGQQRIICLLKEQIANEGEDKTFLIQKLHSIYEQRERRT; this is encoded by the exons ATGTCCCGGCCGCCCTCCATCACCCTCCGCGTCTCCGAGGACACCGACAGCGATGG ccaggAGCCGAGCCCGGACAACGAAGGAGCCCTGCACACCTCCTTCCGCCAGCTCAtccaggagcagagcagcttgGTAGAGGCGGTTCTGGAGCTGGAGATGCAGGCGAGGGGCAGAG agcACCCAGCCCGCCTGGCCCCCCAAGATGCCTGTGCCACGGTGTGGCAGGAGCCTGGGCAGGATGAACAGCACCCTGGTTACTCCTCCGCCTCCCTGCGGATCCTCGCCAACATGCCCAGCCGTACCATCG GGCGCAGCCGCGGGGCCATCATCTCCCAGTACTACAACCGCACAGCCCGGCTGCGGCGCCGGAGCAGCCGCCCacccctgcagcagctctgccacacGGCGCGGCCCAGCCTGCGGCAGTACGACCTGGAGACCGACCCTGCCAGGGCCACGCTGGAAG ACAAGCGGAGCCTGCTGGTGAAAGAGCTGCTGAGCCTCTCACCCAGCCAGCGCAGCCACATGCTGCTTAATGTGCCCCTCAGCCTGGCAGAGAAACGCACCCTCCG GCAGGAGCTGAGCGGGCAGAGGGGCTCCCTGAGGCAGCACGCCCAGTGCCAGgccccctcctctctctgcggATGGTCCAAGGACTACATCGTCCTC GGCTGCCGGGGCCTCTGGTAcaggctcctctccctgctccctgccgCGAAGCCCTGGCATTACGCCCTGAAGCAGATCGGTGGCCGCTTCGGCTCCAGTGTCCTCTCCTACTTCCTCTTTCTCAAGACGCTCCTTATGTTCAACATCATCTCATTCCTCATTCTCCTGGTCTTCGTGGTGGCCCTGCAGGCTGCGTATCCCCCTGCCTCGACCAGCCCCCAGTCCTTCACTGGCCTCGAGCTCCTGACTGGAGCG GGCTACTTCACTCACTCACTGCTATACTACGGCTACTACAGCAACGTCACCCTCAACGACCCCTGCGCCTCCAGCCCCAATGACAGCGCGTGCCCCCTCGCAGCCCCCCCTCTCCCATACAACATGCCGTTGGCCTACGTGTTCAGTGTTGGGGTCTCCTTCCTCATCACCTGCATCCTGCTGGTGTACAG CGTGTACCGCTCCTTCCGGGAGAGCTACCGTGTGGGCAGCTCCGCTGGGGACCTGGCCGTCAAAGTCTTCTGTGCCTGGGACTTCAAGGTGATCCAGAGGCGCTCGGTCAAGCTGCAGTGTGAGAACATCTGCACCCAGCTGAAg GAGCTGCTCGCGGACCAGCAgtcccgctcccgctccctgAGCCTCTGCCAGCGCCTGGGGCACTCTGCTGTGCTTCTCCTGGCCTGGGCCCTCTCGCTGAGCACAGTGCTGGGCTGCGTACTGGCTGTGCACTACTTCTCAGAGCACATGCATGTG GTTCAGCAGGACCACCGAGCACGGGGCAGCAGTGAGCGGCAGCAGGAAGCCATCCTGCTGGTCCTGCCCTTCATGGTGTCTCTCCTCAACATGCTGATGCCCCACCTGTACAACTTGCTGGCGACGTGGGAGAAGCAGGACTCCCCCGTGGCACAGGTCTACGTGGCAATCTGCAG GAACCTCATTCTGAAGATGGTGGTCCTCGGCCTGCTCTGCTACCAGTGGCTCAGCCGGAGAGTTGTCTGCTCAACAGAGGAG TGCTGGGAGACGTGTGTGGGGCAGGACCTGTATCGCTTCGTGGTGATGGACTTCATATTCACCCTGCTGGACACGCTCTTCGGGGAGCTGGTCTGGAG GCTGATCTTGGAGAAGAAGctgaagaggaagcagaagcCCGAGTTTGACATCGCCCAAAATGTGCTGGAGCTGATCTATGGGCAGACCCTGACCTG CCCCTGGTCTCGCACCCCCCTGCCCAAGGAGGGGATCCCTGTGTGTGCTGCTGCGTTCCCACTCTCAACGCACCTGGGAGCTCCAAAGGCCACAACCGCCCTGGG GCTGGGCATTCTCTTCGCACCACTCCTGCCGGCCGTGCAGacactgaagctgctgctgctgttctatATTAAAAAG ACCAGCCTGATGCAGAACTGCCAGTCCCCCAGCAAGCCCTGGCAAGCATCTCGCATGAGCACTGTCTTCATCACCCTTCTGTGCTTCCCATCCTTCCTGGGTGCAGCCGTCTTCCTCTCCTACACCATCTGGTC GGTGCGGCCGTCGGAAACCTGTGGTCCCTTCCAGGGGCTGGAAAACATCTACAAGTCAGGGAAGACCTGGGTGCAAGTGCTGGAGAAGTCCAACCCGAACATCACCTGGCTCGCGTGGGTCCACCAGCACTTGGTGGAGAACaccttcctcctgttcttcGTGTCTGGGGTCCTGCT AGCCGTGATCTACTTCAACATCCAGGTGGTGAGAGGCCAGCAGAGGATCATCTGCCTGCTGAAGGAGCAGATTGCCAAT GAAGGGGAAGATAAAACATTTCTCATTCAGAAGCTTCACTCCATTTACGAGCAGAGAGAGAGACGCACCTGA